The DNA region ttttcttgataaaaacacttcaaatgataggaatagaaggaaaattcccaaTACTATAAAAAGCATATCtgaaaaaacccacaaccaacatcatactcagtggggagagggttgaaagctttccctctaatattgggaacaagacaaagatggatacccactgtcaccactgttattcaatattgtgctaaaagttctagctagagcaattagacgagaaaaaataataaaaggcatccaaataggaaatttGTAAaagacatgatcctgtatttagaaaattctgaaatgtctacaataaagctacttgagctaataaacaaattcagcaaagtggcaagatacaagagtAACATGAAAAAAGTGGTAATGTTTCTGGACACTAGTATTGaccaatctgagaaggaaatcagggaaaagttcgtttacaatagcaacaaaaagattcaaatacataggaatgaacataaccaaagaagtacaggatctatatgcagaaaactacaaaacaatgctaaaataaatcaatgaagacctaaacaaatggaaagacattctgtgttcatggattgaaagactaaatactgtGAAGATGTAAATCCTACCCACACTAATTTACAAATTtagtgcaataccaatcaaaattccaaaaacctactttacagaaatagaaaaggcaattacaaaaATCATTTGAAACTGTAAGTGCACCTGAAAAgcctaaagaaatataaaaaagaacaacaacctgggaggaatttcactgcctgaccttgaaacatattacaaagcacaccagtcaaaacagcatggtactggcataaagagagattcattgatcagtggaatagaattaagagtccagaaataaaccctcaattCTAGGGCCAACTgctttttgacaaacctaccacatccatgttaacaggacaaaattgtctcatcaacaaatgaagagagaaatgctgggagaactggatatccataactaaaagaatgaaagagaacccctttCTCACTTgctataaaagaatcaactcaaaatggatcaaagatctaaatataaaaactatgaccataaaactcctagaagatagaACTCCCAGAACCATATTTAAACTCCTAGAAGCATATTAAAGACCTtatggtaagtggtggtttcttggaccttacacccaaagcacacaacaaaagaaaaaatagataaatgggacctcctcaaaattaaacacttttgcacctcaaagatctttgtcaaaagtgtgaaaatgcagccaactcaatgggagaaaatatttggaaatcatgtatccaataagggtttaatatctataacATACAAAGAGGTGctacaactcaacactaaaaaacagacaacctgattttaaaatgggcaaaagacttgaatgggaatttgtccaaagaagaaatacaaatgacaaaaaaacacatgaaaaaaatggtcaacatcactaatgattagggaaatgcaaatcaaaactataatgaaatatcatttcacatctttcaGAATGGTAactttaaaaagacagagaactaccagtgctggagaggatgtggagagataggaacacttattcactgttgatgggaatgcagaatcaTACAGGCACTGTGGAAGACTTGAATTTAGAGAGCAAGTGTGacacaagtggttgagcacctgcttcccacatgggaggtcctgggtttagtcccttgtgccttctaaaaacaaaaagcaaacaaacaaacaaaagacagcaagcaaacagagAAACCAATTtgggagagccaatgtggctcagtgattgagcatgGGCTTCCAACATACAAGgttctggttcaatccccagcctcagtgcctatctcaaaaaaaaaaaagttgaatatagatttgccacatgacccaggaataccattactgggtatatacccaaaagaactgagagcagtgacacaaacagacatcttcacattgatattcatagtggcatttttcacatttgccaaaagatggaaacagcccaatgaaccaatgaatggataaacaaactgtgatgtattcacaccatggaatattatgcagctgcaagaaGAATAATGTTgtaaagcatgtgacaacattgatgaacctggagaacattatgttgagtgaagcaaggcaaatcacaaaaggacaaatactgtatgatcacaCTGCTGTGAAgtgaatatattgtgtaatctcatggagttactaacttgaagaaaatagaattaggttagagaatggaaagctgaaggttaacttgtgcagaattggtaaaaaagatgtgtgttaatctttggaaatgaatagaaaaggtgaaagcccagcCTAATGTTTGTAGCtggcagtactattatgtgggtatgaaagtggtttaaagcgaaagtctaagatcatgtatattattaaaaggaaagctaaaaaatgtaacatggaactatatagcacagtaaaatcacatgtaaaatattaatattagtatATTGCTTATgtaagatcatttttctttgaaactgaacagatacatgttaataatacaaaatgttaatatcagacaaaaaacatgctaaatgaaactagacacaaagtactacatattgtatgattctatttacataaaatgtaaatgtaaatcaatatataaagacaaaattatattagtagttatgtagggctggggaaggactgctaaggggtgtaaagattttctttttggagtaatgaaattgttctaacatTTAATGAATGCAACCATTGTGATTATACAAGAAGCcattattatacactttggatagatcatttggtaggtgaatatatctcagtaaaactgtttaataaataaataaatgtacagaaatagccagaaatagcagctatgtacagcagggaaaacaaaaagagattgagatgtgaagaattttcttgtttgttcatctgttttttgtttcttattattattgaaaaaatgaaaatgctctaataatgattgatgtgatgaatgcatgactatgtgattataccaaataacattgattgtacacttttggatgaatttatgctttattaatatgcatcaataaaatgtatttgtttaagaaacaaaaaatcttgtggtaggaggtggtttcttagaccttcttcccaaagcacaaacaatgaaagaaaaaaatagatcaatgggaatttctcaaaaataaatgttttggtccttcaaaggactttgtcatgaaggtgaaaaggcagcctactcaaggggagaaatatttgataacaacatatccagtaagggtttaatacctgtgacagtttaaagcttttttgaatctcagaaaagatcttgttcttggagttaatccattcctgtgagtatgagaccctttgattggattgaattcagctGGGGGTCTTTAATTGGATtatttcagtgaggcatgacccaaggTGGGTCTCACCCTCATGCtagagtcttatataaatggagaaacatgcagagaaagagagctgccatttatCCTGCCAcatgagaaaggactccaggatcacccacagccCAGAGGCTGAAGGAAAGAGAGGGTCCCAAAGACCaaaagacaagccatatgcctattaacctacagctgagctcaaggagaaaggGAGCCTGGAGGAGACTGCAGACAGtctgccattttgccttgtcacAGGCAAAAGTCCATAACTGCCAGCCTCTGACCTTCAGTGAgaagcatctcttttttttttttttttttaagatttttttttctgcccttcccccccaaccccagttgtctgttctctgtgtctatttgctgcatgttcttctttgtccgcttctgttgttgtcagcagcacgggaatctgtgtttctttttgttgtgtcatcttgttgtgtcagctctctgtgtgtgcagtgccattcctgggcaggctgcactttctttcacactgggcggctctccttacggggcacactccttgcgtgtgggactcccctacgcagggacacccctgcgtggcatggcactctttgcgcacatcagcactgtgcgtaggccagctccacatgggtcaaggaggcccgggtttgaactgcagacctcccatgtggtagatggacgccttaaccactgggccaagtccacttcccaagaagcatctcctgatgatgccttgatttgaacattttcacaatcTTAAAACTAAGTATTTACCTTAAtaagttcccattataaaagtcaacccatttctggtattttgcattgacagtccttaggaaactaaaacaatatccatgatatagaaagagatcctacaactcaatgataaaaacacaaatgaccgaatttaaaaacgggcaaaagatttgaatagagatttttctaaagagaaaatacaaatgggaaaataaaaacaaaaacaaaaaccatgaaatGATGTTTGATATCACTAGTTACTAGGggactgcaaatcaaaactgcaatgaggtatcattttatacctattagaatggctactattgaaaaacacagaaagctacaagtgttagagaggatgagGGAAAATAGGAGCGCTTATTCATTGTTGAAGGGATTACAGAATGACACAGGCTCTGTAGActggtgattcctcaggaagttagatatagagcTGCTATACtattcagcaatcccactcccaggtatatactcagcagaacTGAAAGTAGGAACCCAAACCGACATTTACACACCTATGTtaacagtggcattattcacaatagccaaaatatggaaacaaccctgatgtccatcaactggtgaatgaatACACAAAACATGACATATGCatttgatggaatattattcaactgtaagaagaaatgaagtcatgatgcacatgacaatatggatgaaacttgaggatatgctgagtgaaacaagccagacacaaacaaacaaatgcatgatctcactaatatgaactaaatatgatgagaactgtcatggagttaataataagAGGACTGGTCaccagaagaaagaatgaggatagagaatggggagcagAGGCCTAATTGGTGCAGAATtggtaataaggttgattgtaaatgtttggaattgGATAGCAGTGATGATACCACATAGAGTGAATATAATTAGCAGCACCATTATGGGGGTAtcattgtggttgaaagggaaagtttaggggTGTGTATGTCAatagaagaaaagataaaggatgggactgtatagcatagtgaaccctgttgCAGATCATGAGTGTGGTTAATAAtatgggaagcgaacttggcccaatggacagggtatctgtctaccacacgcaaggtccacggttcaaaccctgggcctccttgacccatgtggagctggcccatgcacagtgctgatgcgcacaaggagtgccgtgccatgcaggggtgtcccccacataggggagccccaagcacaaggagtgcgccccataaggagaggcacccagcacgaaagaaagtgcagcctgcccatgaatggcgctgcacacacggagagctgacacaagatgacgcaacaaaaagaaacacagattcctggtgccactgataaggatagaagcagtcacagaagaacacacagtgaatggacacagagagcagacaactggggtggcggcaaggggagaaataaatgaaaaataaatctattaaaaaaaatagtacaaatataagagtgttcttccatgaatcagaacaaatggACATTAATATTACAAGAAGTTTAATACTAAGGTGGtattaatatttgagctaaaatgTACCTAAAGCAAATTATGGACTACAGTGAATagtaatatatgaatatttttacatcaactatttaaaaaaaagaactatcctaagtgacagaaaccagacacaaagtactgccTATCGTTTAACTTTCTTtgtataaattgtaaatataaataaagttatagagatgaaaaaaacaaattttttaaaaagaagcaaagcTAAGGTTTTAAGTCAGACAATCTAGTTCAAGAGTCTATGTTTGTAATCATGTCTCTGCAGAAGAAAAAAGTTCATTTAACTCTGAGAAATCATTGCAATTTTGTTAACATTAGGGCAAGGATTCACACTAGGTGGGACAGAATTATTATACAGATTCTTGTCTTTGCTTCTTACCCATTGTTCAAATCCCCTGAAGTACAGGAACACAGCTATAGAAAGAACTAGAGTAACTAGAAGATTTAATTAATAGTTACCATATGCACTAGTGAAATGcttaaaaaatcataataacCCAGTGCCCCAATTTCAAGCTGATGTTCTGATCAGAAAAAgccagctattaaaaaaaatttttaaataacttaagCTATTGGCCTTTGTTTATTGAAGGGCAGTTGTATATTGAAGGGTAAGATGTAAACaaaaccattatttctttaaaatcccCTCTTTAtctttcatctgttttcttcatacATTACAGCTTCTCTCACACATATCTCACCCCAAAgtcttctcattaaaaaaaaactacatctACCTAATGACTGCAATTTTTGTCATATTTCCAACACAACTTTATTCAGATTCTGAATCACAAAACTCAAAAGATCAATCTGACAAGGGAGAACTCTCCTCAGAATTTAGAGTAAGAAAGGAGATATAGTAGGCCAATACAGAATCCTCTTTATCAAGGAGGAGCAAACCtctattaatactttttttttcccatcacaATGCATAAGAAAGAATACCACATTCTTCTTGATTATGTACCaaaaccacatttttaaaatcctggACATTGGGAATTAAACTAGTAAGTAAATCATCTGTGGTACTGTGCTTCTGATATTTCACTCAGGTCTGTAGTATGAGCAATAACTGTCACAGATTCTTGTCTCTCTTAATATCAAGATCATTTAAAACAGCTTCTTGAAACTCAACATCCGGCTAAATATTCTCCTCATGGCCACCTTCATTTCTTTGTTCCTAAAAGTATAGATGGCAGGGTTCAGAAATGGGGTGATAATCACATCAAAAATGGCAAGGAATTTATCCACTGGTACTGTGGGAAATGGCCATGAATACACAAAGATACATGGACCGAAAAATAAGATCACCACAGTGATGTGAGCTGACAATGTAGACAGAGCCTTGGACAAGCCACCTGAAAAATGCTGCCAAACAGTGACCAAGATGAAGATGTAGGAGATAATCAAAATGCAAAAAGTTCCCAGAGAAATAAACCCACTGTTGGCAGTGACCATGAGCTCCAATCTGTATGTGTCTTTGCAGGCAAGTCTAATAAATCGAGGAAGATCACAGTAAAAGCTGTCTACTTCATTGGGGCCACAGAATGGTAGGTTTACAACAAATACAAGTTGGAACAATGAGTGGATGATTCCAATTACCCAAGCAGCCACCAAGAGTAAAATACAAGTTCTGCAGTTCATGATGGTCAGGTAGTAGAGAGGTCTACAAATGGCCACATATCGGTCAAGAGCCATGGCTATGAGCAGCACCATCTCAGTGCCTCCAATAACATGAATGAAAAACATCTGAGCAATGCAACCTTGGAAAGAGATTACTTTTATCTTCTTGAAAAGATCAGAAATCATCTTGGGAGCTGCAATAGAGGAAACCCACATGTCAATAAAGGAGAGGTTGGCCAGCAGGAAGTACATCGGGGAGTGTAAACAGGAGTCAGAGATCACTGTAAGCACAATGAGAAGATTTCCTAAAATGCCTGCTACATACAACACAGAAAAAACTAGGAAGAGGACAAGTTGTATCTCCAAAGAACTGGTAAGTCCCAGCAACACAAACTCAGACACCACAGAGTGATTTCCTATCTCCATGTCTCAGTCACTTCGGGCTCCAAATTTGCCTGGAacaggaaaaataagaaattggaattACTGGCCACTTTAGTCAGGGTTCCATTAGAACCATGAAGAGATAATATACTAAGGGATTTTTTTACAGGGATTTGATGCAGGGATGTGATTTTACATAATCATGGAAGCTGGTTTAGCAATAACTGTCAGGCTGTTGTTTTTGTATCTGATGCTGTAGCTTGAAGTCCATAGGACAGGCTGGCAGAGACAGGATATAAAATGGAGGAGATAAAAAGTAAACTGGAACCCACAAGCAAGAGCTAGCATCCACAAAGGCAGACTTAAACCGCTGTGCATTCTCATTGCCTCTGACACTGATGGCATGGGTATTCTGCAGAAGCTGGGGTCCTTCATCACAGAGCTAAACAAACATACTCAGCCTAGGAGTCAAAGAAACTAAAGGAGGATCCCGAGGAAAGTTGAGCAGTTGTAGGCCTGGCTACTACCTCATGTCAATGAGGTGAGTCAGCAAGTAAATGACAACATGCGTGACCTACAAAAACAGCTGCTTGTTTCTGCACTTTTGCCCTCCAAATCTTACACAATAATCTTTCTTACAGCCTAATTAGAAGCATGCAGG from Dasypus novemcinctus isolate mDasNov1 chromosome 3, mDasNov1.1.hap2, whole genome shotgun sequence includes:
- the LOC101428703 gene encoding olfactory receptor 4F3/4F16/4F29-like, giving the protein MEIGNHSVVSEFVLLGLTSSLEIQLVLFLVFSVLYVAGILGNLLIVLTVISDSCLHSPMYFLLANLSFIDMWVSSIAAPKMISDLFKKIKVISFQGCIAQMFFIHVIGGTEMVLLIAMALDRYVAICRPLYYLTIMNCRTCILLLVAAWVIGIIHSLFQLVFVVNLPFCGPNEVDSFYCDLPRFIRLACKDTYRLELMVTANSGFISLGTFCILIISYIFILVTVWQHFSGGLSKALSTLSAHITVVILFFGPCIFVYSWPFPTVPVDKFLAIFDVIITPFLNPAIYTFRNKEMKVAMRRIFSRMLSFKKLF